In Sphaerodactylus townsendi isolate TG3544 linkage group LG13, MPM_Stown_v2.3, whole genome shotgun sequence, one DNA window encodes the following:
- the LOC125443118 gene encoding ras-related GTP-binding protein A, translated as MPNTAMKKKVLLMGKSGSGKTSMRSIIFANYIARDTRRLGATIDVEHSHVRFLGNLVLNLWDCGGQDTFMENYFTSQRDNIFRNVEVLIYVFDVESRELEKDMHYYQSCLEAILQNSSDAKIFCLVHKMDLVQEDQRDLIFKEREEDLKRLSRPLECACFRTSIWDETLYKAWSSIVYQLIPNVQQLETNLRNFAQIIEADEVLLFERATFLVISHYQCKEQRDIHRFEKISNIIKQFKLSCSKLAASFQSMEVRNSNFAAFIDIFTSNTYVMVVMSDPSIPSAATLINIRNARKHFEKLERVDGPKHSLLMR; from the exons ATGCCGAACACAGCCATGAAGAAGAAG GTGCTGTTGATGGGAAAAAGTGGGTCTGGCAAGACCAGCATGCGATCCATTATTTTTGCAAACTACATTGCACGGGATACCCGACGCCTCGGAGCTACCA TTGATGTGGAGCATTCTCATGTTCGGTTTCTGGGCAACTTGGTGTTAAACTTATGGGACTGTGGAGG ACAGGACACCTTCATGGAGAATTATTTCACTAGCCAGCGTGATAACATCTTTCGTAACGTGGAGGTTCTGATCTACGTCTTTGATGTGGAGAGCCGGGAGCTTGAGAAGGACATGCACTATTACCAGTCATGTTTGGAAGCCATTCTGCAGAACTCATCAGATGCCAAAATCTTTTGTCTTGTGCATAAGATGGACTTAGTTCAGGAGGACCAGCGTGATCTG ATTttcaaagagagagaagaagacttGAAACGTCTATCCCGTcctttggagtgtgcctgctttAGAACATCCATCTGGGATGAAACTCTTTACAAG GCTTGGTCCAGTATAGTCTACCAGCTGATTCCCAATGTCCAACAACTGGAGACGAATCTCAGGAACTTTGCTCAGATCATAGAAGCTGATGAAGTTCTTCTGTTTGAAAGAGCCACGTTCCTG GTCATTTCCCACTATCAGTGTAAAGAACAGCGTGACATCCACAGATTTGAGAAAATCAGCAACATTATTAAACAATTCAAGTTGAGCTGCAG CAAACTGGCTGCCTCTTTCCAGAGCATGGAGGTCAGGAACTCCAACTTTGCAGCCTTCATCGATATCTTTACATCAAACACTTACGTGATGGTTGTCATGTCAGATCCTTCCATAC cTTCTGCAGCCACACTGATCAACATTCGCAATGCCAGGAAGCACTTTGAGAAGCTGGAGCGGGTGGATGGGCCAAAGCACAGCCTATTGATGCGCTGA
- the LOC125442793 gene encoding regulator of cell cycle RGCC-like isoform X1 — MDGDVASKAGLPTSDLDDFLLEFDQVVQDFGKRGPSQYEQHLEELKRRTLPSLYDSGIDDSESHSTSPGSSLNTSEEDLNTPTSCSTAKLGDTRELEDFIADLDRVLEEM; from the exons ATGGACGGAGACGTCGCCAGCAAGGCCG GGCTGCCCACCAGCGACCTGGATGACTTTCTGCTGGAGTTCGACCAGGTGGTGCAGGACTTCGGCAAGAGGGGACCTTCACAGTATGAGCAGCATTTGGAGGAGCTGAAGAGGAGGACCCTGCCCAGCCTGTATGACAGCGGCATCGATGACtcagaga GCCACAGCACGTCTCCTGGAAGCAGCTTGAACACCAGTGAGGAAGATCTCAACACACCCACATCCTGCTCCACTG CCAAACTTGGAGATACCCGAGAGCTGGAGGACTTCATTGCAGATCTGGACAGAGTACTGGAAG AGATGTGA
- the LOC125442793 gene encoding regulator of cell cycle RGCC-like isoform X2, whose protein sequence is MDGDVASKAGLPTSDLDDFLLEFDQVVQDFGKRGPSQYEQHLEELKRRTLPSLYDSGIDDSESHSTSPGSSLNTSEEDLNTPTSCSTAKLGDTRELEDFIADLDRVLEGI, encoded by the exons ATGGACGGAGACGTCGCCAGCAAGGCCG GGCTGCCCACCAGCGACCTGGATGACTTTCTGCTGGAGTTCGACCAGGTGGTGCAGGACTTCGGCAAGAGGGGACCTTCACAGTATGAGCAGCATTTGGAGGAGCTGAAGAGGAGGACCCTGCCCAGCCTGTATGACAGCGGCATCGATGACtcagaga GCCACAGCACGTCTCCTGGAAGCAGCTTGAACACCAGTGAGGAAGATCTCAACACACCCACATCCTGCTCCACTG CCAAACTTGGAGATACCCGAGAGCTGGAGGACTTCATTGCAGATCTGGACAGAGTACTGGAAGgtatataa